From the Salmo trutta chromosome 2, fSalTru1.1, whole genome shotgun sequence genome, one window contains:
- the LOC115159445 gene encoding protein kinase C and casein kinase substrate in neurons protein 2 isoform X2: MSTLPREPNEDSRMQSFWMPGNYERTVRRTDQSFHACKDIMACFNERAKVEKQYAQQLSEWGSKWKAIVDARPLYGSLMRAWQCFFSSAERLSILHSSISQSLVTEEGDRVKSWQKDTFPKKIFCGFRETHENETGFARAQKPWAKRLGKLEKARGAYHKACHKEQIAIDRETQAKENTELSPEKLKKIQDAREKASVEKDKIREKYEKVLEDVTSYAPRYMEEMEAIFDQSQEEERKRISFLKQAFLSIHRHLDITNNESVKTVYSELHHTLTSISEADDLRWWKNNHGPGMPTDWPTIEEWIPPVKKPKNKKRDKKGQKDKP, from the exons ATGTCGACGCTCCCTAGAGAACCCAATGAGGACTCCAGGATGCAGAGCTTCTGGATG cCAGGGAACTATGAGCGAACCGTTCGACGCACTGACCAGTCCTTCCATGCATGTAAAGATATCATGGCCTGTTTCAATGAGAGGGCCAAAGTAGAGAAGCAGTACGCCCAGCAGCTCAGTGAGTGGGGCAGCAAGTGGAAGGCCATAGTAGACGCCC GGCCGCTCTATGGCTCTCTCATGAGGGCGTGGCAGTGTTTCTTCTCCTCCGCTGAGCGTCTATCCATTCTCCATTCCTCTATCTCCCAGTCCCTCGTTACAGAGGAGGGGGACAGAGTAAAGAGCTGGCAGAAGGATACCTTCCCTAAGAAGATATTCTGTGGATTCCGTGAGACCCACGAAAACGAGACAGGGTTTGCACGTGCTCAGAAACCCTGGGCCAAGAGGCTGGGAAAG CTGGAGAAAGCCCGTGGTGCATACCATAAGGCTTGCCATAAGGAACAGATAGCCATAGACAGAGAGACGCAGGCCAAGGAGAACACAGAGCTGAGTCCTGAGAAACTGAAAAAGATCCAAGACGCTCGAGAGAAGGCCAGTGTGGAGAAAGACAAA ATCCGCGAGAAATATGAGAAGGTGTTGGAGGATGTAACGTCCTATGCGCCTCGCtacatggaggagatggaggccATTTTTGACCAAtcgcaggaggaggagaggaagaggatcaGCTTCCTCAAACAGGCCTTCCTGTCCATCCACAGACACCTGGACATCACCAACAATGAAAG TGTGAAGACCGTGTACAGTGAGCTCCACCACACCCTCACGTCCATCAGTGAGGCGGACGATCTAAGGTGGTGGAAGAACAACCACGGCCCAGGCATGCCCACTGACTGGCCAACGATTGAG GAATGGATCCCACCTGTAAAGAAGCCGAAGAATAAAAAAAGAGACAAGAAAGGCCAGAAGGATAAAcc GTGA
- the LOC115159445 gene encoding protein kinase C and casein kinase substrate in neurons protein 3 isoform X1, producing the protein MSTLPREPNEDSRMQSFWMPGNYERTVRRTDQSFHACKDIMACFNERAKVEKQYAQQLSEWGSKWKAIVDARPLYGSLMRAWQCFFSSAERLSILHSSISQSLVTEEGDRVKSWQKDTFPKKIFCGFRETHENETGFARAQKPWAKRLGKLEKARGAYHKACHKEQIAIDRETQAKENTELSPEKLKKIQDAREKASVEKDKIREKYEKVLEDVTSYAPRYMEEMEAIFDQSQEEERKRISFLKQAFLSIHRHLDITNNESVKTVYSELHHTLTSISEADDLRWWKNNHGPGMPTDWPTIEEWIPPVKKPKNKKRDKKGQKDKPVMIGGVKVRALYNYVGEESDELSFKAGEVFLKVEEEDDQGWCRGMLDGGNDGFYPANYVEVVVQ; encoded by the exons ATGTCGACGCTCCCTAGAGAACCCAATGAGGACTCCAGGATGCAGAGCTTCTGGATG cCAGGGAACTATGAGCGAACCGTTCGACGCACTGACCAGTCCTTCCATGCATGTAAAGATATCATGGCCTGTTTCAATGAGAGGGCCAAAGTAGAGAAGCAGTACGCCCAGCAGCTCAGTGAGTGGGGCAGCAAGTGGAAGGCCATAGTAGACGCCC GGCCGCTCTATGGCTCTCTCATGAGGGCGTGGCAGTGTTTCTTCTCCTCCGCTGAGCGTCTATCCATTCTCCATTCCTCTATCTCCCAGTCCCTCGTTACAGAGGAGGGGGACAGAGTAAAGAGCTGGCAGAAGGATACCTTCCCTAAGAAGATATTCTGTGGATTCCGTGAGACCCACGAAAACGAGACAGGGTTTGCACGTGCTCAGAAACCCTGGGCCAAGAGGCTGGGAAAG CTGGAGAAAGCCCGTGGTGCATACCATAAGGCTTGCCATAAGGAACAGATAGCCATAGACAGAGAGACGCAGGCCAAGGAGAACACAGAGCTGAGTCCTGAGAAACTGAAAAAGATCCAAGACGCTCGAGAGAAGGCCAGTGTGGAGAAAGACAAA ATCCGCGAGAAATATGAGAAGGTGTTGGAGGATGTAACGTCCTATGCGCCTCGCtacatggaggagatggaggccATTTTTGACCAAtcgcaggaggaggagaggaagaggatcaGCTTCCTCAAACAGGCCTTCCTGTCCATCCACAGACACCTGGACATCACCAACAATGAAAG TGTGAAGACCGTGTACAGTGAGCTCCACCACACCCTCACGTCCATCAGTGAGGCGGACGATCTAAGGTGGTGGAAGAACAACCACGGCCCAGGCATGCCCACTGACTGGCCAACGATTGAG GAATGGATCCCACCTGTAAAGAAGCCGAAGAATAAAAAAAGAGACAAGAAAGGCCAGAAGGATAAAcc TGTGATGATTGGAGGAGTGAAGGTGCGAGCTCTGTATAATTATGTGGGAGAGGAAAGTGATGAGCTGTCCTTTAAAGCAG GTGAGGTGTTCCTGAAGGTTGAGGAGGAGGACGACCAGGGGTGGTGCAGGGGGATGCTGGACGGAGGGAATGACGGCTTCTACCCTGCCAATTATGTGGAAGTTGTTGTGCAGTGA